The Elusimicrobiota bacterium region GTTGATGCTTCCCACCGGTCAACCCCTCGAAGAACATATCCAAGCGCTTTCCAAGCTTCTGTCCAAAGGCGATCTAATTATTGACGGCGGCAACAGTTATTACAAAGACGACCTTCGCCATACGGAAGAGCTTTCCAAACTGGGCATTCGATATCTGGACGCGGGTGTATCAGGAGGCATATGGGGGCTCAAGTTGGGATATTGCACGATGGTGGGGGGGGCGGAATCAGAATTTAAGCGGATCGAACCCTTGTTGAAAGACCTGGCTCCTCAAAATGGATACCTTTATTGTGGCGGTTCTGGCGCGGGCCATTTCGTCAAGATGGTGCACAACGGCATTGAGTACGGCATGATGCAGGCTTATGGAGAGGGTTTTGAAATTCTTCAAGCTTCTCCCTATAAACCCGATGCCTATAAAGTGGCCCAGCTGTGGAACCAAGGCAGTGTGGTGCGGTCTTGGTTGTTGGAGTTGGCCGCTGAAGCATTTAAAGGGGATTCGAATCTCTCCGATATCGCTGGCTACGTTGAAGATTCCGGGGAAGGTCGTTGGACCGTTCAACAAGCTGTTGAGTCCGGTGTGGCGGCACCAGTCATTACTTTGTCTCTCTATCAACGGTTTTTGTCACGTCAGAAAGATGCCTTCACCAACAAAGTGTTGGCGGCTCTTCGAGCCCAATTTGGAGGGCATGCCGTGGTGAAAGACGCTGGGACCAAACGGTCGAGCCTGGCCGGCGCGGGGGGCATTACCGCAGCCACGGGCCAAAAAGGCGTCAAACCCGCGGGATTTTAATGCCATCATTGCAAACCTCTCAAACCATCACCAAAGAACAGATGTGTTTGATCGAAGAAAAACCATCTTCCTGCGCCATTATTATTTTTGGAGCTTCTGGGGATTTGGCTCACAGAAAACTTCTCCCGTCCCTTTTTCATTTGTTTGTGGAGAAAAATTTACCACCCCAGTTTTATGTGATGGGAGTGGCCCGAACCGTCATGACCGATCAACAATTCCGGGAGAAAATTCGCAAGGGTCTATCCGCTGGTCCCTTTCCACAGCTTGTTGAGCCCTTTTTGGATCGTTGTTTTTATTTGTCCGGCGATTATGATGGGCCGTTGGT contains the following coding sequences:
- a CDS encoding 6-phosphogluconate dehydrogenase, NAD(+)-dependent, decarboxylating; protein product: MQIGMIGLGRMGMNMARRWLLAKHEVVVYNRTASKVEEIVKDGAIGTTTLEDFVQKLKSPRIVWLMLPTGQPLEEHIQALSKLLSKGDLIIDGGNSYYKDDLRHTEELSKLGIRYLDAGVSGGIWGLKLGYCTMVGGAESEFKRIEPLLKDLAPQNGYLYCGGSGAGHFVKMVHNGIEYGMMQAYGEGFEILQASPYKPDAYKVAQLWNQGSVVRSWLLELAAEAFKGDSNLSDIAGYVEDSGEGRWTVQQAVESGVAAPVITLSLYQRFLSRQKDAFTNKVLAALRAQFGGHAVVKDAGTKRSSLAGAGGITAATGQKGVKPAGF